The stretch of DNA ttggtaatACATTTTTATGGGTGATGTGAAATAGAATCTCtacccaaaatatttcaaaggcCGAACAAACCGATGTGTTTAGTTTGTTAGTTTTCTGAGAAAAATTATTATGAATCATGAAAATAAAGTTTATATATACTGTGCTACACGCCCTTACATCACGTTAAGAagaaattgttattataatAGTATGCATTTTGTAATTACACGTTTTTGTCTCAGATACTTCTTAGTGATAgtacattttttgttgttgaggCAATCTGGAATATTATGTGCCATGTATCTCAGAAACTATTTCAGTTTCATCCTGTTTTGCAGCATGGCTGTTCTTCTCTTTTTATGGTTTCCAAAAGCTCTATTGGTGAATAAACAAGTTCACAATGAATTAGCAATTCTAGATGAGAAACTTAATAATGCATTGTTAGTCAATGCAAACCATGCTGAAATATTTCTACTAGTTATAATTACGACTTCGCCGGAGGGGCGAGACCGAAGAGATGCAATTCGTGAAACTTGGCTCATGAATTCAATTGAAAAACGCCACAGAAGAGAAGGCCTGGGACAACAATATATCAAACATTATTTCGTTTTTGGTACTGCGAAGCTGGAACCACAACAAATTGAGAAAATCAAAGAAGAACAAAGGCAACACGATGACCTACTCTTACTGGAAGGATTTGCAGAAACGTATGGGATACGTACGGAAAAGTTGGCTCTCACGCTAATTCATGTCAGAAATCAGTTTagatttaa from Styela clava chromosome 14, kaStyClav1.hap1.2, whole genome shotgun sequence encodes:
- the LOC120341313 gene encoding beta-1,3-galactosyltransferase 6-like, which encodes MNHENKVYIYCATRPYITLRRNCYYNSMHFVITRFCLRYFLVIVHFLLLRQSGILCAMYLRNYFSFILFCSMAVLLFLWFPKALLVNKQVHNELAILDEKLNNALLVNANHAEIFLLVIITTSPEGRDRRDAIRETWLMNSIEKRHRREGLGQQYIKHYFVFGTAKLEPQQIEKIKEEQRQHDDLLLLEGFAETYGIRTEKLALTLIHVRNQFRFKYVFKANDFTFARIDILYEELKERHLKFPTERLYYGYFYGNDKVKKKGPQQENDWQLCDTYIPYALGGVYIISSNIVDYVANNFYQFKRYVNEDVSLGAWLAPLAVHRIHDKRFDTEYKSRGCSNTYIVSHKQSIQDMKIKQKTLETHGNLCRKEVSLFRGYEYNWDAPSSQCCERTANIP